The genomic DNA CCTGGCGCAATTCCCCCAGCGATCTTTCGGAACAGCAACTTGTACTTCAACCTATGGAGACACTTGCAACACTATGTTTTCTCCACCCTAAAGCGCTCTACCGCCCTCAGCCCGCGCCGCCCAAAGCGCCGGGCCAGCTCGAGCTCGCTCATCACCAGCACCGTGGGCCGCCCGTGGGGGCAGACCCAGGGCAGCGCGCACTCGGCCAGGGCATCCAGCAGGGCCTGGGCCGAGGCGCCCGTCAGCGGATGCCCGGCCTTGATGGCGGGCAGACAGGCCAGCCGGGCCAGCACGTTGCGCCAGGCTTCGCTAAAATTGGGCGTTCCCAGGCTGCCCTTCACCACCTCGGGGATGAGCGAAGGGTGCCCCGCCAAAAAAGCCGGAATGGTGCGAATGCGGTACTTGCCAGGGCCAAAGGGCTCCAGGCATAGCCCGGCCTGCTCGAGCTCCTGCGCCCGCTCGGCAAAGTTCAGCTCCTCGCCCAGCGAGAGCGAGACCAGCTCGGGGTGGGGGAGCTCGAGGGGAGCTTCCTCGAGGTAGCGGCGCGACAGCTCCTCGTAGAGGATGCGCTCGTGGGCCGCGTGCTGGTCTACCACGTACAGCTCGTCCCCCGCCTCGGCCAGCAGGTATAGCCCCCGAAAGCTGCCCAGGTAGCGCAAGCGGGGAAAGCTAGCCCGCTGTACAGGCGTGGGGCCGGTGAGGGGGGTGGGTTCGGGCAGGGCACGGGCCAGGGGATGGGCCGAAAGCAACGCCTGTACCGCCTGGGTAACAAACCCCAGGATGGGCTCGGGCCGAATCAGCTTAACCCTCGATTTATCGGGCGAGGTGTTGATCAGAAGATGCTCAGCAGGTACGTCCAGATTCAGCACCCCCAGCGGAAACTGGCCGTGGGGCAAGAGTTCTTTGTAGGCGGCCAGCACCGCCTGTAGCAAGGACTCGGGCCACTCCACCGGGCGGTCGTTCAGGGCAAGCAACAATCTATCTCGCCGGGGGCGCGATAGCTCTGGGCGCGAGAGCAGACCCGAAAGCCGGAAAGGGCCGTCCGTTTCCTTCAAGGACAACAACCGATTGGCCACCACCGAGCCCCAGAGCAGCTTGGCCGCCTCGCCGAACCCACCCCCCGCGTGGGCAATTTTCTCTTCACCATCCACCACCAGCCGCAGGGCGATTTCCGGGCGGTGCAGCAGGTAGCGCGAGACCAGGTGTACCACCTTGCGGGCCTCGGCGGCGGGGGCCTCGAGCGCGTTTCGGCGGGCGGGCAGGTGGTTGAACAGGGCGCTCACCTCGACCCGGGTTCCTGCAGGGGCTGGATGTTCGTGTAGTTCTACCTGGTCTTGAAAGGCCGTCAGGGTGGCGCCCCCGAGCTGCTGGGGGGGCCTCGAGGTCAGCCGTACCTGGGCCGCCTGCCGGATAGCCCACAGCCCCTCCCCCCGAAAGCCCAGGGTGCGGATGTTGTGCAGGTCGGTGAGCTTGCTGGTGGTGTGGTGCTCCAGGGCCAGGGCCAGCTCTTCTTTGGGAATGCCGCTTCCGTTGTCGCTGAGCACGATTTTGTCCAGGCCCCCACCCCACAGCTCGATGTACAGCCGGGTTGCCCCGGCGTCCAGGGCGTTTTCCAGCAGCTCGCGCACCACGTCGGCGGGGCCAGAGACCACCTCACCCGCGGCAATTTCACGGACGAGCTCAGGGGGAAGTTTGCGGATCATACCTTTCAGATGCGCTCGGTTTCGGCCAGAGGAGCCAGGCCTTTGAGCCGGTCTTGCAGTTGGCGCAAGAACAAAAGGGCCTCGAGCGGACTGGTGCGGGCCAGGTCGAGCTGGAGCAGTTCTTCCAGCACGTCTTTGGACAGCCCCTGCTGGTTGGCCTCGAGGCCGGTCAGCACGGCTTTGGCCCGCTGCAAAACCTCCCTGGGTAGCCCGGCCAGCCGGGCTACTTCCAGCCCATAGCTCTTGCTGGCGGGCCCTGGCAACACCTGGTGGTAAAACACCAGCCCCCCGGCCTCCTCCTTGGCGGCCACGTGGGCATTGCGGGCAGCAGCCATGCGCTCAGGCAAGGCGGTGAGTTCGAAATAGTGGGTGGCGAAGAGGGTGTAGGCCCCCACCTGGTCGTGCAGGTATTCGCAGGCCGCCCAGGCCAAAGCCAGGCCATCGTAGGTGCTGGTGCCGCGCCCAATCTCGTCCAGCAGCACCAGGCTTTTGCTCGTTGCACCTTGCAGGATGCTGGCGAGCTCCTCCATCTCCACCATAAAGGTGCTGCGCCCCCCGGCGATGTCGTCCGAGGCTCCAATGCGGGTGTAGATGCGGTCGAACAGGGGCAGGGTGGCCGACTCGGCGGGCACGAAGGAGCCAATCTGGGCCAGCAGGGCAATCAGGGCGGTCTGCCGCAGGTAGGTTGACTTGCCAGCCATGTTGGGCCCGGTCAGGATCAGAAGCCGGGCCGAGGGGTTCATGGCAAGGTCGTTGGGGATAAATGAATTGCTGCGCTCTACCACCGGATGGCGCCCGGCCACAATGTGTAGATGGCCGTCGGGTGAGAAGCGGGGGCGGCTGTAGCCGTACTCCACCGCAGCCTCGGCCAGCGCAGCGTACACGTCCAGTTCGGCCAGCACCTGGGCCGCCTGGCGCACCTCGTCGGCGGCCTGGGCCACCTGCTGGCGCAGCTCCAGGAACACCGCGTACTCACGCTTGATGGCCTCGGTTTCGGCTTGCAAGATTTTGCGCTCCTGCTCCTTGAGCTCTGGGGTACTGAAGCGCATGCGGTCTTTGAGGGTTTGCAGGGGCCGCCAGTCTTTGGGCACCAGGCTGTAGTGGGGGCGGGTGACCTCGAGGTAATACCCAAATACCGCGTTGTAGCCCACCTTCAGATTGGGTATTCCGGTCTTTTCTCGTTCCGCGCTTTCCAGATGGGCAATCCAGGCCCGGCCCTCCTCGGCCCGGTGGCGCAGCTCATCCAGCTCGGGGTCGAAGCCTTCTCGGATCAGGCCCCCGTCGGTAATCTTGAGCGGCGGGTCTTCCACCAGGGCAGCGGCGATGCGTTCAGTAATCGCAACCGAATAGGGTAGACGCTCGGATAGGACTGCGAGCGGCCCCACCCCCGCCAGCAGCTCGGTCAGTTCGGGCAACAGCGATAAGCTGCGTTGCAAGGCCGAAAGGTCGCGGGGGCTGGCCCGACCGGCCAACAGGCGGGCCGCCAGGCGTTCCAAATCGTGCATGCGGTAGAGCACCTTGCGCACCTCGCTTCGCAGTACCCCATCGCGCACCAAGGCCTCCACGGCATCCAGCCGGGCTTGCAGGGGGGCTTCCTCTACCAGCGGATGCCGCAGCCAGGCCCGCAGCAGGCGCCGTCCGGGCGCGGTGCGGGTTAGGCCCAGCACCCCCATCAGGGTACGTTCCCCGCTTTGGTCGCCCACCGAACTGGGCTCGTAAATCTCCAGGGTTCGCAGCGTGGCCTCGCCGAGCTGCATGAAGGCGCTGGGGTCGTAGCGCACAAAACTACGCACCTGGGGGAGCCCATTCTCCTGCACCCGCAGGGCGTAGGCCAGCACCGCTCCTGCCGAACGCAGCAGCGCGGGGTGCTCCAAACCGGCGGGTAGAGGGTCGAATTGTGCCTGTAGGGCAGCTTTTCCGGCCTCGCCCTGGAAGCCCTCCTCCGACAGCATGACCGGAAAACGCCGCTGGAACTCCTGCAAAAAACTGGGGTTGTGGTAGAGCTCCGGAGCCAGCAGCACCTCGGCGGGCCGAAAGCGGAAGAGCTCGTCGTAGAGGGCGCTCTTGCTGAAAAGTACGCTACCGCGAAACTCCCCGGTGGAGAGATCGAGCAGGGCCAGGCCGTAGCCATCGCCGGTGCTGATGGCAGCCAGGTAGTTGGCCTCCGGCTTCAACAGGTTCTCGCGCATGACCGTGCCGGGGGTGAGCAACTGTGTAACCTCGCGGCGCACCAGCTTGTCGGCCTCCTCAGCCAGTTCCACCTGGTCGGCCACCGCTACCCGAAAGCCTAGCTTCAGGAGCCGTTCAAGGTGCACATCCACCGAGCGCACCGGAATACCCGCCATGGGGGTGGTGAAGTCTTTGGCGGTTTTGTGGGTCAGGGTTAGGTTAAGAGCCCTCGAGAGCCTTTCGGCATCCTCACCAAAAGCCTCGTAAAAGTCGCCCACCTGAAACAGCAACAGATAATCGGGGTAGGCATCCCGCAGTTCGACGTACTGCTCGAGCAGAGGTGGTAGGGGCCCCGGCCCCTGGCCCTTGAGGGTCATGCTCATCATGATACCCCCAAGCCTCTGGGTTGGAAGGTGAAAACAAGTATCGTGTGCGACTTATTTTTTTACTTACCGGGCCACTTCCCAGGCCAGATGCTCCAGCTCGGGTTTGATCAGCTTCTCCCAGGCCACCTGTACGGCGTTGGGCGAGCCGGGCGTGGAGATCACCACCTTCTTGCGGTAGGTTCCCGCAGTGGCCCGCGAGAGCATGGCGGCGGCCCCCACCTCGCTGTAGGAGATCATGCGAAACAGTTCGCCGAACCCCGGCATGGGCTTCTCGATTTTGCGAACCAGCACGTCGTAGGTGGTGTCGCGGGGGGCAATGCCGGTGCCGCCGTTGAAGAGAATTATTTGCGCCCCTGCGTTTACCATATCGTCCAGGGCCTGGGCTACCTGGTCGGGCTCGTCCTTGATGATGCGGTAGCCCACAATTTTGTGCCCCAGCGCCTCAATTTCGGGCCTCAGGTAGTGGTAGTTGGTATCGGTCTCGAGGGTGCGGGTGTCGGAAACGGTTACGATGGCGATGTTGACCGGGCCCCTGGCTTTGGCAATCTCCTTGTGTTTGTCGGTACTCTCGGACATGCCTGCAATTCTACGCCTCTACGCCGATGGAGCGCGGTAAAAAGTGGGGGCAGATGGAGCCCGCGTCGTTTGGTGTATATGAAAGGGGCGGTTCCAGCTACAAAAAAAAGTGCTTTTCCCTGGCGGCTGATGTGTTTCACACTGCCAGTTTCTCAAGTTTTCTAGGAACGCTTGCTGCTCCATGTGCAGCTCCCGCAGGGGGCCGCTGCATTGACGGCCAGGGCTGGCCCATCACTCCTATCTGCTGGAACCTCCCTGTAAGTGCGGTGAAGGGGTGGCTGGGAGCCTCTTCCACTGACCAACATCACCCCCGGCAGACCAAAAGGATGTGTGGTTGCTCCCAGCCCGAACTGATCTATACGAAGCGGCGCGTATGCGCCTGGCCGCAAGGGCGCGCTGTCACCTTCAGACCGCAGGCCGGAGAGCGCCGGTTCCGGCCGCTCTGGCCAGCTCCTCGGCGAAGGCGGCCACTTCCTCGGTCACCCTGGCGTTACCTGGACCCCTTAGCTCCGCCACCTTCCAGGCCCCGCTGACCCATTCCAGGCGCAGGGTGGCCACCCGCTGGTCCGCCCCGTCGCGGAGGCTGAAGAAGCGCTCCTCATCCAGCAGAACCGACGCCCAGTTCTCCTCCCCGAGGCAGTGCCGCATGGCCTTGCCCTCCTCCTCCAGGGCCTGGGGGGAGAGGAGTTCCTCCGCTACCAGCTGGCCGCAGGAAAAGGGGCTGGGGAAGAGCGGCCTGGGCCTGTCAAAGACCCGCCGGGCCAGGGCCTCCAGGCCGAGGTTCTTCCCGAGAGAGGAGAAGCGCCCGGGCTCCCGGCCCGATTTCATGGCCTCGAGGGCGGCCAGGAACCCTTGTGCTGTCGCATTGTTGCAGTGGAAAACGCCCTGCATAACCTCGGTTCTTACTCCTGCCATCCAGGCTTTGGTGCTCGAGCGGG from Meiothermus cerbereus DSM 11376 includes the following:
- the mutL gene encoding DNA mismatch repair endonuclease MutL yields the protein MIRKLPPELVREIAAGEVVSGPADVVRELLENALDAGATRLYIELWGGGLDKIVLSDNGSGIPKEELALALEHHTTSKLTDLHNIRTLGFRGEGLWAIRQAAQVRLTSRPPQQLGGATLTAFQDQVELHEHPAPAGTRVEVSALFNHLPARRNALEAPAAEARKVVHLVSRYLLHRPEIALRLVVDGEEKIAHAGGGFGEAAKLLWGSVVANRLLSLKETDGPFRLSGLLSRPELSRPRRDRLLLALNDRPVEWPESLLQAVLAAYKELLPHGQFPLGVLNLDVPAEHLLINTSPDKSRVKLIRPEPILGFVTQAVQALLSAHPLARALPEPTPLTGPTPVQRASFPRLRYLGSFRGLYLLAEAGDELYVVDQHAAHERILYEELSRRYLEEAPLELPHPELVSLSLGEELNFAERAQELEQAGLCLEPFGPGKYRIRTIPAFLAGHPSLIPEVVKGSLGTPNFSEAWRNVLARLACLPAIKAGHPLTGASAQALLDALAECALPWVCPHGRPTVLVMSELELARRFGRRGLRAVERFRVEKT
- the mutS gene encoding DNA mismatch repair protein MutS, yielding MSMTLKGQGPGPLPPLLEQYVELRDAYPDYLLLFQVGDFYEAFGEDAERLSRALNLTLTHKTAKDFTTPMAGIPVRSVDVHLERLLKLGFRVAVADQVELAEEADKLVRREVTQLLTPGTVMRENLLKPEANYLAAISTGDGYGLALLDLSTGEFRGSVLFSKSALYDELFRFRPAEVLLAPELYHNPSFLQEFQRRFPVMLSEEGFQGEAGKAALQAQFDPLPAGLEHPALLRSAGAVLAYALRVQENGLPQVRSFVRYDPSAFMQLGEATLRTLEIYEPSSVGDQSGERTLMGVLGLTRTAPGRRLLRAWLRHPLVEEAPLQARLDAVEALVRDGVLRSEVRKVLYRMHDLERLAARLLAGRASPRDLSALQRSLSLLPELTELLAGVGPLAVLSERLPYSVAITERIAAALVEDPPLKITDGGLIREGFDPELDELRHRAEEGRAWIAHLESAEREKTGIPNLKVGYNAVFGYYLEVTRPHYSLVPKDWRPLQTLKDRMRFSTPELKEQERKILQAETEAIKREYAVFLELRQQVAQAADEVRQAAQVLAELDVYAALAEAAVEYGYSRPRFSPDGHLHIVAGRHPVVERSNSFIPNDLAMNPSARLLILTGPNMAGKSTYLRQTALIALLAQIGSFVPAESATLPLFDRIYTRIGASDDIAGGRSTFMVEMEELASILQGATSKSLVLLDEIGRGTSTYDGLALAWAACEYLHDQVGAYTLFATHYFELTALPERMAAARNAHVAAKEEAGGLVFYHQVLPGPASKSYGLEVARLAGLPREVLQRAKAVLTGLEANQQGLSKDVLEELLQLDLARTSPLEALLFLRQLQDRLKGLAPLAETERI
- a CDS encoding MogA/MoaB family molybdenum cofactor biosynthesis protein, with product MSESTDKHKEIAKARGPVNIAIVTVSDTRTLETDTNYHYLRPEIEALGHKIVGYRIIKDEPDQVAQALDDMVNAGAQIILFNGGTGIAPRDTTYDVLVRKIEKPMPGFGELFRMISYSEVGAAAMLSRATAGTYRKKVVISTPGSPNAVQVAWEKLIKPELEHLAWEVAR
- a CDS encoding PcfJ domain-containing protein yields the protein MAGVRTEVMQGVFHCNNATAQGFLAALEAMKSGREPGRFSSLGKNLGLEALARRVFDRPRPLFPSPFSCGQLVAEELLSPQALEEEGKAMRHCLGEENWASVLLDEERFFSLRDGADQRVATLRLEWVSGAWKVAELRGPGNARVTEEVAAFAEELARAAGTGALRPAV